CGATATCGGTCCGCGGTCCGTTGGAGTTCTCCCTCACGGGTGTACTGGCCGGATTGTCGGCGCCACTGGCGGACGCGGGGATCCCGGTCTTCGTCGTGTCGACCTTCGACACCGATTGGCTGCTGGTACGCGCAAACGACCTAGACGACGCTGTTGAGGTCCTAGTGGTCAGTAACGTAGGTTCCTTTACGTTTGGGTCTTGATGGCGGATACTTTCTCGCATGGCAAACCATGCGAAGGTCCTGGACGTCTCGAAGGAGGACCGCAGGGTCCTGCAAGCCCGCGTCCGGGCGAAGTCGGCCCCGGCCAAGCAGGTCGAACGCGCACGGATCGTGCTGTTGGCGGCAGAGGGGTTGCCGGCCGACGAGATCGCCAAGCGGGTGGGCTGCTCACGGGCGACGGTGATCACC
This window of the Actinomycetota bacterium genome carries:
- a CDS encoding ACT domain-containing protein, encoding MELDVHPTVLAICRLDPSRAIPAWTRGVAGPLVSVTRTSDELSIVIPEHAVPHSVFHEGGWQAISVRGPLEFSLTGVLAGLSAPLADAGIPVFVVSTFDTDWLLVRANDLDDAVEVLVVSNVGSFTFGS